In Gymnogyps californianus isolate 813 chromosome 6, ASM1813914v2, whole genome shotgun sequence, a single window of DNA contains:
- the OIT3 gene encoding oncoprotein-induced transcript 3 protein — protein sequence MFQYLFFCACFVIQLQPVSSMALDPCSAYISLNEPWRNTDHQINGSHGQPTCDSQIDGEWYRFTGMAGDAMPTFCIPENHCGTHAPIWLNGSHPRESDGIVPRQACASFNGNCCLWNTTIDVKACPGGYYVYHLTKPSVCFHAYCGHFYDICDVVDCQGSCLDTSDCTCSLGTTLGPDGQTCLDENECEQNNGGCSEFCVNLKNSYRCECGIGRTLGSDGKTCEEIEGCHNNNGGCSHTCIEVEDTYQCECPRGLVLSEDNHACQVPVLCKSSSIEVSIPKDLVGGLDLSLINTSCKGVSNGTHVNIHFSLKSCGTVVDVINDKIIATNLVTGLPKQTPGSNGDIIVRTSKLLIPVTCEFPRRYTISEGYVPNLKNSPLEIMSRNQGIFPFTLEIFKDKDFDEPYRGALPTLKLRDSLYFGIEPLVHVNGLETLVESCFATPTSKIDEILKYYLIQDGCVSDDSVKQYTSKDHLAKHFQVPVFKFVGKDNKEVFLHCRILVCGALDESSRCAQGCRRRVRRSAEMEEQEEEESVHVANHILTGGPIRIDFDD from the exons CCCTGGACCCCTGCTCTGCCTACATCAGCCTGAATGAGCCCTGGAGGAACACAGATCATCAGATAAACGGTTCCCACGGCCAGCCGACATGCGACAGTCAGATTGATGGGGAGTGGTATCGCTTCACTGGCATGGCTGGCGATGCTATGCCTACCTTCTGCATCCCGGAGAACCATTGTGGCACTCATGCTCCCATTTGGCTGAATGGCAGCCACCCGCGAGAGTCGGATGGCATCGTCCCACGCCAAGCCTGTGCCAGCTTCAATGGGAACTGCTGCCTTTGGAATACCACGATTGACGTCAAGGCGTGTCCCGGCGGATATTACGTGTATCACTTAACCAAGCCTAGCGTTTGTTTCCATGCATACTGTGGGC ATTTTTATGACATCTGTGATGTGGTGGATTGCCAGGGCTCCTGCCTGGACACCAGTGACTGCACTTGTTCCCTGGGGACGACACTAGGACCTGATGGACAGACATGTCTTG atgaaaatgaatgtgaGCAGAACAACGGAGGCTGCAGCGAATTTTGTGTTAACCTGAAGAACTCCTACCGTTGTGAGTGTGGGATCGGGCGCACGCTGGGAAGTGATGGGAAAACCTGTGAAG aaatcGAAGGCTGTCACAATAACAATGGAGGCTGCAGCCATACCTGTATTGAAGTGGAAGACACATACCAATGTGAATGCCCGAGGGGACTTGTTCTGTCAGAAGACAACCACGCTTGCCAAG TTCCAGTGCTGTGCAAGTCCAGCTCTATTGAGGTGAGCATCCCAAAGGACCTGGTTGGAGGCCTGGACCTTTCCCTCATCAACACTTCGTGCAAAGGAGTATCTAATGGCACTCACGTCAACATCCATTTCTCCTTGAAGTCCTGCGGCACTGTTGTAGAC gTAATAAATGATAAAATCATTGCCACGAATCTGGTGACCGGCTTGCCAAAGCAAACTCCAGGAAGCAATGGGGACATCATTGTCCGCACCAGCAAGCTGCTGATCCCGGTGACCTGTGAGTTCCCACGCCGGTACACCATCTCTGAAGGTTATGTGCCCAACCTCAAGAACTCTCCCTTGGAAATCATGAGCCGCAACCAGGGCATCTTTCCCTTCACTCTTGAGATCTTCAAAGACAAAGACTTTGATGAACCCTACAGGGGTGCTCTTCCCACCCTCAAGCTTCGGGACTCTCTGTACTTTGGGATTGAACCCTTGGTACATGTCAATGGACTAGAGACACTGGTAGAGAGCTGCTTTGCCACTCCCACCTCAAAAATCGACGAGATCCTGAAGTACTACCTGATTCAAGATGG CTGCGTTTCTGATGATTCGGTGAAGCAGTACACGTCAAAGGACCATCTTGCCAAGCATTTCCAGGTTCCCGTGTTCAAGTTTGTGGGCAAAGACAACAAG GAGGTGTTCTTGCATTGCCGCATCCTCGTGTGCGGGGCGCTGGACGAGAGCTCTCGCTGCGCCCAGGGCTGCCGGAGACGGGTGCGCAGGTCAGCTGAGatggaggaacaggaggaggaggaatctGTTCATGTGGCAAACCACATCCTGACAGGCGGCCCCATCAGAATCGACTTTGATGACTAA